The proteins below are encoded in one region of Bombus terrestris chromosome 7, iyBomTerr1.2, whole genome shotgun sequence:
- the LOC100649576 gene encoding uncharacterized protein LOC100649576 isoform X1 encodes MSSNTCSVIMSGLILLVLAVVSFREVQGHVALTFPQARKYDLDFLDNARTPGPCGMPRGDIKTTLLSGSNFNVTWHLAYPHRGGFRLQILDALDRPLIDLTPVTKNSEFVEDDATAQSYAVQLPQNFTCTDCTIRLLREAEEWGASYRFWSCADINIIDRKSYREDCSGHGRYLVGRCRCDRLYHGTRCEFKEECLDDSDCGIQGTCIDNGGTTAPTKHCYCNIGWFGPGCAKKSPIKTIDVELDAYTMKKFSDNFTFYWRILKESKELEGIMVVNGTSWVAVGWRPNDLTPMCRAFPEIQERPKDEPLPQPEPKSEPEPESEPKAVPKPEPEPEPEPEPESGTERSGTKRRSAKAHDVTSLASTPRSDVDVTVQTSVTYRVSTKQGRKKRSPESTGISVNGEPVAEPSTVDSTNTTPEPVSEPKSEPEPISEPEPRPEPETKSKPEPSSEPEPSPEPEPKSEPEPSSRPKPTSQSNLTNAEPRTKAEAILTSETQYEHKSISHPEPISQVKSRSRMELKPEPESNSEPEPEPKSEPEPSSEPEPKSEPEPNSEPEPKSEPEPSSKPEPKSEPEPEPKSEPEPKSEPEPSSETEPKSEPEPKSEPEPKSEPTSEPEPILGLKSSATKAILPAVYKYTPKHDFNPMDCTDIIIGSARGNSHRIGDYYTRDRSTPKKDEYWGGRDTLTAAMGFERDGVTTILFRRKLVANELTDHEIIDGNMQVIWAKGQEPGKYVHHPPSGIEKAKVSVKDFYKADELKYHGHGAQRGTVTFNFFDEKKKQEMASDGDALAPTSNCSGEWHYPRHCSPANGTCEYSIQWTYKGRKDQLSFVISTANTNTWTGVGFSDDEKMSQTDAVLGWVDEKSGRAFLMDTWISGYNAPLLDPSQDIYNTGGSKVDGITTLKFSRKRITKDNRDLSFTDDHCLYMMYPVKGGIFNAVNKKIRKHDAVPVVSAERICIRSCGLEELEDLTTPAPPRLHYTVEVKLINLGDGFMAPTPGSPDFELISNRISDSFTPLLDKLPGYYQIRLSELQKNDEQNGVIARMDLILDKNEVKGRSLKPIDTGAAAEKALKEALVTGKVGALSVDPQYLIIRAPRVNDLGGGDADEETSFTSDLFLDATKLYIVVGCVAALLALALLQASCTLYRSSRRRATKDRLIASNAWKDYASGANTNFAFEAFETEEKAPPPPVSSLPRHREMTANGLGTDTVEGPNRIVGPRATYSLPRAPGSRHTAAIQPGYYTQDRREHYQRSKNNMHNPAGGGVSTQPNQPDFYFMPSQRKYSGEVVRVYVDYGSQAPK; translated from the exons GGTGGATTTCGACTGCAAATACTGGATGCCCTTGACAGGCCATTGATTGATCTAACTCCTGTGACAAAAAATAGCGAGTTCGTAGAAGATGATGCTAC GGCACAGAGTTATGCCGTACAATTACCTCAGAATTTCACCTGTACAGACTGCACGATTCGGCTTCTCCGAGAAGCTGAGGAATGGGGCGCGAGTTATAGATTTTGGTCTTGCGCCGATATCAAT ATCATCGACAGAAAGTCTTACAGAGAGGATTGCAGCGGTCACGGTCGATATCTGGTAGGTCGATGCAGGTGTGATCGACTGTATCACGGTACAAGGTGTGAATTTAAGGAAGAATGCCTGGATGACTCGGATTGCGGTATTCAGGGCACGTGCATTGACAATGGCGGCACGACCGCACCCACCAAGCACTGCTATTGCAATATTGGTTGGTTTGGACCGGGTTGCGCGAAGA AATCTCCGATCAAAACCATCGACGTAGAATTGGACGCATATACAATGAAAAAGTTCTCTGACAATTTTACCTTCTATTGGCGGATATTAAAGGAAAGCAAAGAACTCGAGGGTATTATGGTGGTAAATGGTACTAGCTGGGTTGCTGTTGGATGGCGACCAAATGACCTGACACCGATGTGTCGCGCCTTTCCTGAAATTCAGGAACGTCCAAAGGATGAACCGCTTCCACAACCGGAACCAAAATCAGAGCCGGAACCAGAGTCAGAACCGAAAGCCGTACCCAAACCGGAGCCTGAACCCGAACCCGAACCTGAACCTGAATCTGGAACTGAAAGGTCAGGTACCAAGAGACGATCGGCTAAAGCTCATGATGTGACTTCATTGGCTTCAACTCCTCGATCTGACGTCGATGTGACGGTGCAAACTAGTGTGACATATCGCGTCAGCACGAAACAAG GACGCAAAAAGAGATCACCGGAGTCTACAGGAATTTCTGTGAATG GGGAGCCCGTCGCCGAGCCGAGCACTGTCGACAGCACCAACACCACGCCCGAACCCGTATCAGAACCAAAATCCGAACCAGAACCTATATCCGAGCCCGAACCAAGACCAGAACCAGAAACCAAATCCAAACCTGAACCTAGCTCAGAACCAGAACCCAGCCCAGAACCTGAGCCAAAATCTGAACCAGAACCAAGCTCAAGACCAAAACCAACATCCCAATCAAACTTAACGAACGCTGAACCAAGAACAAAGGCAGAGGCTATTTTAACTTCTGAGACACAATATGAACACAAGTCAATATCTCATCCAGAGCCTATTTCTCAAGTTAAATCGAGATCCCGAATGGAATTAAAACCCGAACCAGAGTCCAATTCTGAACCTGAACCTGAACCCAAGTCTGAACCAGAACCAAGCTCTGAACCAGAACCCAAGTCTGAGCCAGAGCCAAACTCTGAACCAGAACCGAAATCCGAGCCAGAACCCAGCTCTAAACCCGAACCCAAATCCGAACCAGAGCCGGAGCCGAAATCTGAACCAGAACCAAAGTCCGAACCGGAACCCAGTTCCGAAACAGAGCCAAAGTCTGAACCGGAACCCAAGTCAGAGCCGGAGCCAAAGTCAGAACCAACCTCGGAGCCGGAACCGATCTTAGGTCTTAAGTCGAGTGCAACGAAAG CTATCCTACCTGCAGTGTACAAATACACGCCGAAACACGATTTCAACCCTATGGACTGCACAGACATTATAATAGGATCAGCACGAGGCAACAGTCACAGGATTGGCGACTATTACACTAGAGACAGGTCTACACCAAAGAAAGACGAATATTGGGGCGGAAGAGACACTTTGACTGCTGCTATGGGCTTTGAACGTGATGGGGTTACGACCATACTTTTCAGAAGAAAATTGGTAGCTAATGAACTAACCGACCACGAAATTATTGATGGTAATATGCAAGTGATATGGGCTAAAGGACAAGAACCTGGAAAATATGTTCATCACCCACCCAGTGGCATTGAAAAAGCCAAGGTCAGTGTGAAGGACTTTTATAAGGCTGATGAACTTAAGTATCATGGTCATGGAGCACAGAGAGGAACAGTAACTTTTAATTTCTTTG atgaaaaaaagaaacaagaaatggCTAGTGATGGTGATGCATTAGCGCCAACTTCAAATTGCAGCGGTGAGTGGCATTATCCAAGACATTGCTCTCCTGCAAATGGTACCTGTGAATACTCTATTCAGTGGACTTACAAAGGACGAAAG GATCAATTATCGTTTGTTATTTCCACTGCTAACACGAATACTTGGACCGGCGTTGGATTCTCTGATGACGAAAAAATG TCGCAAACAGATGCGGTGTTGGGCTGGGTCGACGAGAAATCAGGTCGAGCTTTTCTCATGGATACTTGGATCAGCGGATATAATGCTCCGTTGCTTGATCCATCTCAAGATATCTATAACACAGGCGGCAGTAAAGTGGATGGTATAACGACACTCAAGTTCTCGAGAAAACGGATAACAAAGGACAATAGAGATCTTTCTTTCACGGACGATCATTGCTTGTATATGATGTATCCAGTCAAGGGTGGTATTTTTAATGCTGTCAACAAGAAAATACGTAAACACGATGCCGTGCCCGTTGTATCCGCTGAAAGGATATGCATAAGATCTTGTGGTCTCGAAG AACTCGAGGATCTTACAACGCCAGCTCCACCAAGGCTGCATTACACCGTGGAGGTGAAGCTCATAAATTTGGGTGACGGTTTCATGGCACCTACTCCCGGCAGTCCAGATTTCGAACTTATTTCAAACAGGATATCTGACAGCTTTACTCCACTTCTTGACAAATTACCAGGCTATTATCAAATTCGTCTCAGTGAATTACAAAA GAACGATGAGCAAAACGGTGTTATTGCCCGCATGGATCTGATCTTAGACAAAAACGAAGTAAAAGGCAGATCATTGAAACCTATAGATACCGGTGCAGCTGCGGAAAAGGCATTAAAAGAAGCTCTTGTCACAGGAAAAGTCGGTGCATTAAGTGTGGATCCACAGTATTTGATCATTAGAGCTCCTCGAG TAAATGACTTAGGTGGAGGAGATGCGGATGAAGAGACGTCATTTACGTCGGATCTGTTCCTCGACGCAACGAAGCTATATATTGTTGTCGGATGCGTTGCTGCCTTACTTGCTCTTGCTCTACTACAAGCAAGCTGTACTCTTTACAGATCATCGAGGAGGCGAGCGACGAAG GATCGTCTGATCGCCAGTAACGCTTGGAAGGACTACGCCTCAGGTGCAAACACAAATTTTGCTTTCGAAGCCTTCGAGACAGAGGAGAAAGCTCCGCCACCACCAGTTTCCAGTCTACCTCGTCACAGAGAGATGACCGCAAACGGACTCGGTACTGATACCGTAGAGGGTCCAAATAGGATAGTAGGACCACGAGCAACGTACAGTTTGCCGCGTGCACCGGGTTCGAGGCACACAGCCGCCATCCAACCTGGTTACTATACCCAAGATCGCAGGGAACATTATCAGCGATCAAAGAACAATATGCATAATCCGGCAGGCGGTGGCGTGTCCACACAACCGAATCAACCTGACTTTTATTTCATGCCCAGTCAGCGTAAATACAGTGGTGAGGTCGTGCGCGTGTATGTGGATTACGGAAGTCAGGCGCCAAAGTAA
- the LOC100649576 gene encoding uncharacterized protein LOC100649576 isoform X2, with protein sequence MSSNTCSVIMSGLILLVLAVVSFREVQGHVALTFPQARKYDLDFLDNARTPGPCGMPRGDIKTTLLSGSNFNVTWHLAYPHRGGFRLQILDALDRPLIDLTPVTKNSEFVEDDATAQSYAVQLPQNFTCTDCTIRLLREAEEWGASYRFWSCADINIIDRKSYREDCSGHGRYLVGRCRCDRLYHGTRCEFKEECLDDSDCGIQGTCIDNGGTTAPTKHCYCNIGWFGPGCAKKSPIKTIDVELDAYTMKKFSDNFTFYWRILKESKELEGIMVVNGTSWVAVGWRPNDLTPMCRAFPEIQERPKDEPLPQPEPKSEPEPESEPKAVPKPEPEPEPEPEPESGTERSGTKRRSAKAHDVTSLASTPRSDVDVTVQTSVTYRVSTKQGRKKRSPESTGISVNGEPVAEPSTVDSTNTTPEPVSEPKSEPEPISEPEPRPEPETKSKPEPSSEPEPSPEPEPKSEPEPSSRPKPTSQSNLTNAEPRTKAEAILTSETQYEHKSISHPEPISQVKSRSRMELKPEPESNSEPEPEPKSEPEPSSEPEPKSEPEPNSEPEPKSEPEPSSKPEPKSEPEPEPKSEPEPKSEPEPSSETEPKSEPEPKSEPEPKSEPTSEPEPILGLKSSATKAILPAVYKYTPKHDFNPMDCTDIIIGSARGNSHRIGDYYTRDRSTPKKDEYWGGRDTLTAAMGFERDGVTTILFRRKLVANELTDHEIIDGNMQVIWAKGQEPGKYVHHPPSGIEKAKVSVKDFYKADELKYHGHGAQRGTVTFNFFDEKKKQEMASDGDALAPTSNCSGEWHYPRHCSPANGTCEYSIQWTYKGRKDQLSFVISTANTNTWTGVGFSDDEKMSQTDAVLGWVDEKSGRAFLMDTWISGYNAPLLDPSQDIYNTGGSKVDGITTLKFSRKRITKDNRDLSFTDDHCLYMMYPVKGGIFNAVNKKIRKHDAVPVVSAERICIRSCGLEELEDLTTPAPPRLHYTVEVKLINLGDGFMAPTPGSPDFELISNRISDSFTPLLDKLPGYYQIRLSELQKNDEQNGVIARMDLILDKNEVKGRSLKPIDTGAAAEKALKEALVTGKVGALSVDPQYLIIRAPRVNDLGGGDADEETSFTSDLFLDATKLYIVVGCVAALLALALLQASCTLYRSSRRRATKRVYSLPLASCDAPNPIHRTNATRYHRQNGDHHHHHHHHHLRHHHQHAPYDMHRPNPSW encoded by the exons GGTGGATTTCGACTGCAAATACTGGATGCCCTTGACAGGCCATTGATTGATCTAACTCCTGTGACAAAAAATAGCGAGTTCGTAGAAGATGATGCTAC GGCACAGAGTTATGCCGTACAATTACCTCAGAATTTCACCTGTACAGACTGCACGATTCGGCTTCTCCGAGAAGCTGAGGAATGGGGCGCGAGTTATAGATTTTGGTCTTGCGCCGATATCAAT ATCATCGACAGAAAGTCTTACAGAGAGGATTGCAGCGGTCACGGTCGATATCTGGTAGGTCGATGCAGGTGTGATCGACTGTATCACGGTACAAGGTGTGAATTTAAGGAAGAATGCCTGGATGACTCGGATTGCGGTATTCAGGGCACGTGCATTGACAATGGCGGCACGACCGCACCCACCAAGCACTGCTATTGCAATATTGGTTGGTTTGGACCGGGTTGCGCGAAGA AATCTCCGATCAAAACCATCGACGTAGAATTGGACGCATATACAATGAAAAAGTTCTCTGACAATTTTACCTTCTATTGGCGGATATTAAAGGAAAGCAAAGAACTCGAGGGTATTATGGTGGTAAATGGTACTAGCTGGGTTGCTGTTGGATGGCGACCAAATGACCTGACACCGATGTGTCGCGCCTTTCCTGAAATTCAGGAACGTCCAAAGGATGAACCGCTTCCACAACCGGAACCAAAATCAGAGCCGGAACCAGAGTCAGAACCGAAAGCCGTACCCAAACCGGAGCCTGAACCCGAACCCGAACCTGAACCTGAATCTGGAACTGAAAGGTCAGGTACCAAGAGACGATCGGCTAAAGCTCATGATGTGACTTCATTGGCTTCAACTCCTCGATCTGACGTCGATGTGACGGTGCAAACTAGTGTGACATATCGCGTCAGCACGAAACAAG GACGCAAAAAGAGATCACCGGAGTCTACAGGAATTTCTGTGAATG GGGAGCCCGTCGCCGAGCCGAGCACTGTCGACAGCACCAACACCACGCCCGAACCCGTATCAGAACCAAAATCCGAACCAGAACCTATATCCGAGCCCGAACCAAGACCAGAACCAGAAACCAAATCCAAACCTGAACCTAGCTCAGAACCAGAACCCAGCCCAGAACCTGAGCCAAAATCTGAACCAGAACCAAGCTCAAGACCAAAACCAACATCCCAATCAAACTTAACGAACGCTGAACCAAGAACAAAGGCAGAGGCTATTTTAACTTCTGAGACACAATATGAACACAAGTCAATATCTCATCCAGAGCCTATTTCTCAAGTTAAATCGAGATCCCGAATGGAATTAAAACCCGAACCAGAGTCCAATTCTGAACCTGAACCTGAACCCAAGTCTGAACCAGAACCAAGCTCTGAACCAGAACCCAAGTCTGAGCCAGAGCCAAACTCTGAACCAGAACCGAAATCCGAGCCAGAACCCAGCTCTAAACCCGAACCCAAATCCGAACCAGAGCCGGAGCCGAAATCTGAACCAGAACCAAAGTCCGAACCGGAACCCAGTTCCGAAACAGAGCCAAAGTCTGAACCGGAACCCAAGTCAGAGCCGGAGCCAAAGTCAGAACCAACCTCGGAGCCGGAACCGATCTTAGGTCTTAAGTCGAGTGCAACGAAAG CTATCCTACCTGCAGTGTACAAATACACGCCGAAACACGATTTCAACCCTATGGACTGCACAGACATTATAATAGGATCAGCACGAGGCAACAGTCACAGGATTGGCGACTATTACACTAGAGACAGGTCTACACCAAAGAAAGACGAATATTGGGGCGGAAGAGACACTTTGACTGCTGCTATGGGCTTTGAACGTGATGGGGTTACGACCATACTTTTCAGAAGAAAATTGGTAGCTAATGAACTAACCGACCACGAAATTATTGATGGTAATATGCAAGTGATATGGGCTAAAGGACAAGAACCTGGAAAATATGTTCATCACCCACCCAGTGGCATTGAAAAAGCCAAGGTCAGTGTGAAGGACTTTTATAAGGCTGATGAACTTAAGTATCATGGTCATGGAGCACAGAGAGGAACAGTAACTTTTAATTTCTTTG atgaaaaaaagaaacaagaaatggCTAGTGATGGTGATGCATTAGCGCCAACTTCAAATTGCAGCGGTGAGTGGCATTATCCAAGACATTGCTCTCCTGCAAATGGTACCTGTGAATACTCTATTCAGTGGACTTACAAAGGACGAAAG GATCAATTATCGTTTGTTATTTCCACTGCTAACACGAATACTTGGACCGGCGTTGGATTCTCTGATGACGAAAAAATG TCGCAAACAGATGCGGTGTTGGGCTGGGTCGACGAGAAATCAGGTCGAGCTTTTCTCATGGATACTTGGATCAGCGGATATAATGCTCCGTTGCTTGATCCATCTCAAGATATCTATAACACAGGCGGCAGTAAAGTGGATGGTATAACGACACTCAAGTTCTCGAGAAAACGGATAACAAAGGACAATAGAGATCTTTCTTTCACGGACGATCATTGCTTGTATATGATGTATCCAGTCAAGGGTGGTATTTTTAATGCTGTCAACAAGAAAATACGTAAACACGATGCCGTGCCCGTTGTATCCGCTGAAAGGATATGCATAAGATCTTGTGGTCTCGAAG AACTCGAGGATCTTACAACGCCAGCTCCACCAAGGCTGCATTACACCGTGGAGGTGAAGCTCATAAATTTGGGTGACGGTTTCATGGCACCTACTCCCGGCAGTCCAGATTTCGAACTTATTTCAAACAGGATATCTGACAGCTTTACTCCACTTCTTGACAAATTACCAGGCTATTATCAAATTCGTCTCAGTGAATTACAAAA GAACGATGAGCAAAACGGTGTTATTGCCCGCATGGATCTGATCTTAGACAAAAACGAAGTAAAAGGCAGATCATTGAAACCTATAGATACCGGTGCAGCTGCGGAAAAGGCATTAAAAGAAGCTCTTGTCACAGGAAAAGTCGGTGCATTAAGTGTGGATCCACAGTATTTGATCATTAGAGCTCCTCGAG TAAATGACTTAGGTGGAGGAGATGCGGATGAAGAGACGTCATTTACGTCGGATCTGTTCCTCGACGCAACGAAGCTATATATTGTTGTCGGATGCGTTGCTGCCTTACTTGCTCTTGCTCTACTACAAGCAAGCTGTACTCTTTACAGATCATCGAGGAGGCGAGCGACGAAG AGGGTGTACTCGCTGCCTCTGGCTTCTTGTGACGCGCCCAACCCGATTCATCGCACGAACGCGACGCGGTATCATCGACAAAACGGcgatcaccatcatcatcaccaccaccaccatcttCGGCATCATCACCAACACGCTCCGTACGATATGCATCGTCCTAATCCCAGCTGGTAG
- the LOC100649576 gene encoding uncharacterized protein LOC100649576 isoform X3, translating into MSSNTCSVIMSGLILLVLAVVSFREVQGHVALTFPQARKYDLDFLDNARTPGPCGMPRGDIKTTLLSGSNFNVTWHLAYPHRGGFRLQILDALDRPLIDLTPVTKNSEFVEDDATAQSYAVQLPQNFTCTDCTIRLLREAEEWGASYRFWSCADINIIDRKSYREDCSGHGRYLVGRCRCDRLYHGTRCEFKEECLDDSDCGIQGTCIDNGGTTAPTKHCYCNIGWFGPGCAKKSPIKTIDVELDAYTMKKFSDNFTFYWRILKESKELEGIMVVNGTSWVAVGWRPNDLTPMCRAFPEIQERPKDEPLPQPEPKSEPEPESEPKAVPKPEPEPEPEPEPESGTERSGTKRRSAKAHDVTSLASTPRSDVDVTVQTSVTYRVSTKQGRKKRSPESTGISVNAILPAVYKYTPKHDFNPMDCTDIIIGSARGNSHRIGDYYTRDRSTPKKDEYWGGRDTLTAAMGFERDGVTTILFRRKLVANELTDHEIIDGNMQVIWAKGQEPGKYVHHPPSGIEKAKVSVKDFYKADELKYHGHGAQRGTVTFNFFDEKKKQEMASDGDALAPTSNCSGEWHYPRHCSPANGTCEYSIQWTYKGRKDQLSFVISTANTNTWTGVGFSDDEKMSQTDAVLGWVDEKSGRAFLMDTWISGYNAPLLDPSQDIYNTGGSKVDGITTLKFSRKRITKDNRDLSFTDDHCLYMMYPVKGGIFNAVNKKIRKHDAVPVVSAERICIRSCGLEELEDLTTPAPPRLHYTVEVKLINLGDGFMAPTPGSPDFELISNRISDSFTPLLDKLPGYYQIRLSELQKNDEQNGVIARMDLILDKNEVKGRSLKPIDTGAAAEKALKEALVTGKVGALSVDPQYLIIRAPRVNDLGGGDADEETSFTSDLFLDATKLYIVVGCVAALLALALLQASCTLYRSSRRRATKDRLIASNAWKDYASGANTNFAFEAFETEEKAPPPPVSSLPRHREMTANGLGTDTVEGPNRIVGPRATYSLPRAPGSRHTAAIQPGYYTQDRREHYQRSKNNMHNPAGGGVSTQPNQPDFYFMPSQRKYSGEVVRVYVDYGSQAPK; encoded by the exons GGTGGATTTCGACTGCAAATACTGGATGCCCTTGACAGGCCATTGATTGATCTAACTCCTGTGACAAAAAATAGCGAGTTCGTAGAAGATGATGCTAC GGCACAGAGTTATGCCGTACAATTACCTCAGAATTTCACCTGTACAGACTGCACGATTCGGCTTCTCCGAGAAGCTGAGGAATGGGGCGCGAGTTATAGATTTTGGTCTTGCGCCGATATCAAT ATCATCGACAGAAAGTCTTACAGAGAGGATTGCAGCGGTCACGGTCGATATCTGGTAGGTCGATGCAGGTGTGATCGACTGTATCACGGTACAAGGTGTGAATTTAAGGAAGAATGCCTGGATGACTCGGATTGCGGTATTCAGGGCACGTGCATTGACAATGGCGGCACGACCGCACCCACCAAGCACTGCTATTGCAATATTGGTTGGTTTGGACCGGGTTGCGCGAAGA AATCTCCGATCAAAACCATCGACGTAGAATTGGACGCATATACAATGAAAAAGTTCTCTGACAATTTTACCTTCTATTGGCGGATATTAAAGGAAAGCAAAGAACTCGAGGGTATTATGGTGGTAAATGGTACTAGCTGGGTTGCTGTTGGATGGCGACCAAATGACCTGACACCGATGTGTCGCGCCTTTCCTGAAATTCAGGAACGTCCAAAGGATGAACCGCTTCCACAACCGGAACCAAAATCAGAGCCGGAACCAGAGTCAGAACCGAAAGCCGTACCCAAACCGGAGCCTGAACCCGAACCCGAACCTGAACCTGAATCTGGAACTGAAAGGTCAGGTACCAAGAGACGATCGGCTAAAGCTCATGATGTGACTTCATTGGCTTCAACTCCTCGATCTGACGTCGATGTGACGGTGCAAACTAGTGTGACATATCGCGTCAGCACGAAACAAG GACGCAAAAAGAGATCACCGGAGTCTACAGGAATTTCTGTGAATG CTATCCTACCTGCAGTGTACAAATACACGCCGAAACACGATTTCAACCCTATGGACTGCACAGACATTATAATAGGATCAGCACGAGGCAACAGTCACAGGATTGGCGACTATTACACTAGAGACAGGTCTACACCAAAGAAAGACGAATATTGGGGCGGAAGAGACACTTTGACTGCTGCTATGGGCTTTGAACGTGATGGGGTTACGACCATACTTTTCAGAAGAAAATTGGTAGCTAATGAACTAACCGACCACGAAATTATTGATGGTAATATGCAAGTGATATGGGCTAAAGGACAAGAACCTGGAAAATATGTTCATCACCCACCCAGTGGCATTGAAAAAGCCAAGGTCAGTGTGAAGGACTTTTATAAGGCTGATGAACTTAAGTATCATGGTCATGGAGCACAGAGAGGAACAGTAACTTTTAATTTCTTTG atgaaaaaaagaaacaagaaatggCTAGTGATGGTGATGCATTAGCGCCAACTTCAAATTGCAGCGGTGAGTGGCATTATCCAAGACATTGCTCTCCTGCAAATGGTACCTGTGAATACTCTATTCAGTGGACTTACAAAGGACGAAAG GATCAATTATCGTTTGTTATTTCCACTGCTAACACGAATACTTGGACCGGCGTTGGATTCTCTGATGACGAAAAAATG TCGCAAACAGATGCGGTGTTGGGCTGGGTCGACGAGAAATCAGGTCGAGCTTTTCTCATGGATACTTGGATCAGCGGATATAATGCTCCGTTGCTTGATCCATCTCAAGATATCTATAACACAGGCGGCAGTAAAGTGGATGGTATAACGACACTCAAGTTCTCGAGAAAACGGATAACAAAGGACAATAGAGATCTTTCTTTCACGGACGATCATTGCTTGTATATGATGTATCCAGTCAAGGGTGGTATTTTTAATGCTGTCAACAAGAAAATACGTAAACACGATGCCGTGCCCGTTGTATCCGCTGAAAGGATATGCATAAGATCTTGTGGTCTCGAAG AACTCGAGGATCTTACAACGCCAGCTCCACCAAGGCTGCATTACACCGTGGAGGTGAAGCTCATAAATTTGGGTGACGGTTTCATGGCACCTACTCCCGGCAGTCCAGATTTCGAACTTATTTCAAACAGGATATCTGACAGCTTTACTCCACTTCTTGACAAATTACCAGGCTATTATCAAATTCGTCTCAGTGAATTACAAAA GAACGATGAGCAAAACGGTGTTATTGCCCGCATGGATCTGATCTTAGACAAAAACGAAGTAAAAGGCAGATCATTGAAACCTATAGATACCGGTGCAGCTGCGGAAAAGGCATTAAAAGAAGCTCTTGTCACAGGAAAAGTCGGTGCATTAAGTGTGGATCCACAGTATTTGATCATTAGAGCTCCTCGAG TAAATGACTTAGGTGGAGGAGATGCGGATGAAGAGACGTCATTTACGTCGGATCTGTTCCTCGACGCAACGAAGCTATATATTGTTGTCGGATGCGTTGCTGCCTTACTTGCTCTTGCTCTACTACAAGCAAGCTGTACTCTTTACAGATCATCGAGGAGGCGAGCGACGAAG GATCGTCTGATCGCCAGTAACGCTTGGAAGGACTACGCCTCAGGTGCAAACACAAATTTTGCTTTCGAAGCCTTCGAGACAGAGGAGAAAGCTCCGCCACCACCAGTTTCCAGTCTACCTCGTCACAGAGAGATGACCGCAAACGGACTCGGTACTGATACCGTAGAGGGTCCAAATAGGATAGTAGGACCACGAGCAACGTACAGTTTGCCGCGTGCACCGGGTTCGAGGCACACAGCCGCCATCCAACCTGGTTACTATACCCAAGATCGCAGGGAACATTATCAGCGATCAAAGAACAATATGCATAATCCGGCAGGCGGTGGCGTGTCCACACAACCGAATCAACCTGACTTTTATTTCATGCCCAGTCAGCGTAAATACAGTGGTGAGGTCGTGCGCGTGTATGTGGATTACGGAAGTCAGGCGCCAAAGTAA